One part of the Acidobacteriota bacterium genome encodes these proteins:
- a CDS encoding type II toxin-antitoxin system HicB family antitoxin gives MIDLKYSLVIEATTDPTFFGFYSPDLEGFTGIGHSVGDCLYKAKWGMEEHVVVLQEHDLPVPEPNANPTVVIQNERPLESAA, from the coding sequence ATGATTGACTTGAAGTATTCGCTGGTCATCGAGGCTACGACGGATCCCACCTTCTTTGGTTTCTATTCGCCCGATCTTGAAGGATTCACCGGGATCGGCCATTCCGTTGGAGATTGTCTTTACAAGGCTAAGTGGGGAATGGAAGAACACGTTGTTGTTTTGCAGGAACATGACCTTCCCGTCCCAGAGCCGAATGCCAATCCGACCGTGGTAATACAGAATGAGCGGCCATTGGAGTCGGCCGCGTAG
- a CDS encoding ImmA/IrrE family metallo-endopeptidase has translation MGLNHKVIFGMKLRQFREQAGLSLTNLGIRTRLSTSYLTEIEHGKKYPKAEKIARMAEALGRNYDDLVSIRLDEQLSPLSDFLGSAALHNFPFHLFGISPAQVVELMTRQPLEASALVNALIGIAGQYNIGVEHLYRSALRSYQELHENYFPDIERAVDEFVQAAKIASDPTPSYGDLRALIEKRFNYQLDDKQLSKHPTLEHFRSVLVTRRGNPPTLVINPSLSEQQKKFILAREIGYQVLGLKDRAMTSAPERVDSFEQVLNDFKASYFAGALLINRERLLVDIKEFFALDRWQPRRFREFLDRYEVTPEILMYRLTEVLPEYFGIKLHFLRFNHERGEYRLVKHLNMSQVLIPGGTGLDEHYCRRWLAIRILHDLERERTKRKKLVEPIVGAQISRFVDTDARFLCVAMARHLALNRAATSSVSLGFRCDQEFERTVRFASDPAITRLDIDGTCERCRLTKEECQDRVAPPYLLELQRTRNEIERELASLT, from the coding sequence ATGGGTCTCAATCATAAAGTCATCTTCGGAATGAAACTCAGGCAGTTCCGCGAGCAGGCCGGGCTTTCGCTGACTAATCTGGGTATCCGCACCAGGCTGTCTACTTCTTACCTCACCGAGATCGAGCACGGGAAGAAATATCCCAAGGCCGAGAAGATCGCCCGCATGGCCGAAGCGCTCGGCCGCAACTACGACGACCTCGTTTCCATCAGGCTTGATGAACAGCTCAGTCCGCTTTCTGACTTTCTGGGCTCGGCCGCGCTCCACAACTTTCCGTTTCACCTGTTTGGCATTTCGCCTGCGCAGGTCGTGGAGCTGATGACTCGCCAGCCCCTCGAAGCAAGCGCCCTGGTCAACGCGCTGATAGGAATAGCGGGCCAGTACAACATCGGAGTCGAGCACCTGTACCGTTCCGCGCTGAGGTCTTATCAGGAGCTTCACGAGAATTACTTTCCCGACATCGAGCGCGCCGTGGATGAATTCGTTCAAGCTGCCAAGATTGCGTCGGACCCGACGCCGAGCTACGGCGATCTTCGGGCGCTGATCGAGAAGCGCTTCAATTACCAACTCGACGACAAGCAACTCAGCAAGCACCCCACGCTCGAGCATTTTCGTTCCGTGCTTGTAACCAGGAGAGGCAATCCGCCGACGCTGGTGATCAATCCGTCGCTTAGCGAGCAGCAGAAGAAGTTTATTCTCGCGCGTGAGATCGGCTATCAAGTGCTCGGTCTCAAAGATCGCGCTATGACTTCCGCTCCTGAGCGGGTCGATTCATTCGAGCAGGTACTCAACGATTTCAAAGCTTCTTATTTCGCCGGGGCGCTGTTGATTAATCGCGAGAGGCTTCTTGTGGACATCAAAGAGTTCTTCGCGCTCGACCGCTGGCAGCCGCGCCGCTTCCGCGAGTTTTTGGACCGATACGAAGTCACGCCGGAGATTCTCATGTACCGGCTCACCGAAGTCTTGCCTGAATACTTCGGCATCAAACTCCACTTTCTCCGCTTCAATCACGAACGGGGCGAGTACCGGCTCGTTAAGCATTTGAACATGTCGCAGGTCTTGATACCGGGAGGCACCGGTCTGGACGAGCACTACTGCCGCCGCTGGCTTGCGATCCGAATTCTTCATGACCTGGAACGCGAGAGAACGAAGCGCAAGAAGCTGGTTGAGCCCATCGTCGGCGCGCAGATTTCACGATTCGTCGACACCGATGCGCGATTCTTGTGCGTCGCGATGGCCCGGCATCTGGCCCTGAATCGCGCGGCGACGTCGTCCGTGTCGCTGGGTTTCCGCTGCGACCAGGAGTTTGAGCGAACGGTTCGATTCGCAAGCGATCCTGCGATCACCCGCTTGGACATCGACGGCACCTGTGAGCGATGCCGCCTGACTAAAGAGGAGTGCCAGGACAGGGTGGCGCCGCCTTATCTGCTCGAGCTTCAGCGAACTCGCAACGAAATCGAGCGTGAGCTGGCCTCGCTGACCTGA